TCTCTTTTGAAAACATCACCGTTTCCGTCGTGAGCCTCCAGTGCGGGGCTGTATTGTGTATGAGCAAATCACGGCGAACAGGATACCCCTATGTCTGTGCTGGAAAATTGCTGGCCCCACTGCCTTACTGAGTTGGAGCGTCGTTTGGGCGCGGACCAGTTTCGTATTTGGATTAAACCGCTTACGGTTGAAATGACCGATGAGGGTTTAAACCTGATCGTGCCTAATCAGATTTTTTTACAATTTATCCGTGATCGTTATCTTGGGATGATTGAAGAAGCCGCTGCGGCTTTTGCCGAAGGTGGTGATGCGCCGGTTATTGCTTTGCGTGTTGGTGTAATGCCAAGACCGGTGGCTGCGTTACAAGCCAGTAGCCAAGAGGGTGGTGCTGCTAAGCCTGTGCCCGCCAAAGCGGTGATCAGCGTTTCTGCGGCCAATCACGAAACCACGCGGCTTAATCCTAACTTTACTTTTGAAACGCTGGTTACTGGTAAAGCCAACCAGTTGGCGCGCGCTGCGGCTATCCAGGTAGCAGAGAACCCAGGAGTAAGCTACAACCCGCTATTTGTGTATGGTGGTGTGGGCCTGGGTAAGACTCACTTGATTCAATCTATTGGTAACTATGTGCATCAGCGCAATCCTGGTGCAAAGATTCGTTATATCCACGCCGAAAAATACGTGCAAGACGTGGTGCGCGCTTACCAGCACAAAGCGTTTGATGAGTTTAAGCGTTACTACCATTCGCTAGATTTACTACTGATCGACGATATTCAGTTTTTTGTGGGTAAAGATAAAACCCAAGAAGAATTTTTCTACGCCTTTAACGCATTAGTTGAAGCGCACAAGCAAATTATTATTACCTCAGATCGCTATCCAAAAGAAATTGATGGGCTGCAAGAGCGCCTAACTTCGCGCTTCTCGTGGGGGCTAACGGTTGCTATTGAGCCGCCTGAGCTAGAAATGCGCGTGGCAATTCTGATGAAAAAGGCCGAGCGTGAAAACTTTAAGCTTGATGCCAATGTGGCGTTTTTTGTGGCAAAACATATCCGCTCTAATGTGCGCGAGCTTGAAGGTGCGCTGAAACGGGTATTGGCTTATTCGCGCTTTACCAATCAGCCGATTACACTAGATGCAGCTAAAGAAGCGCTAAAAGATATTTTAGCGTCTGGTAGCCGTCAGGTTTCGGTAGAAAATATTCAGAAAACTGTCGCAGATTTTTATAAAATCAAGATTGCAGACATGCACTCTAAAAAGCGCACTCGTGATATTGCAAGGCCAAGGCAAATTGCCATGGCGCTGACTAAAGAGCTAACCCAAATGTCTTTACCGGCAATTGGTGAAGCTTTTGGCGGGCGCGATCACACTACGGTCTTACATGCCTGTCGTACCATTGAAGAAATGCGCGGTAGTGATAGCGAAATTGCTCACCAGTACGGTGTGTTGTTGCAAATGCTGCGTAGTTAATCTTTAGCGTGGCGGGTCATACCGCCGCTGCATTACCGCCTGTTTGAATACAATGTGCGTTTATGCGTTTTGTATAAATAACGGCGGGTTTTGTAAGTTTGAATGCTGCTGTGCTTATTTAACATGGCGAAGCGCCATTCATTCCCTACACATGCTGTAAATCGGTTAGAATCCTGCGGTTAAACCCATTTTTCGGAACGAGGCGCCATGCAACTCTTGCAAGCCGAACGCGATGCGCTCCTGAAGCCGCTGGCCACGGTCACCGGTATTGTTGAGCGCAGGCACACCCTGCCCATCCTCTCTAACGTGTTGATCAGGAAGGATGGTGACGCCCTGTCTTTTACCGGCACCGATCTTGAAATTCAGATCAGTAGCCGTCAGGCGGAAGGTTTTTCTGGCGATGATTTCGCCATTACAGTTGCAGCTAAAAAGCTGTCTGATATCTTGCGTGCGATTGCGGATAAAACCGTGGTGAGCATGGAAGAGGCTGATGGTCGTCTGACGATTAAGGCAGGCAAAAGCCGCTTTAATCTGCAAACGCTGCCCGCGGCTGATTTCCCGCAACTGGCAGTAGATACCAATTTGCGCGCCACAATCCGTATGCCACAGGGCCAGTTAAAAGCCCTGCTTGGCCGTACGCAATTTACGATGGCACACCAAGACATCCGTTATTACTTGAACGGCTTGTTTATGGTTACCGAAGGCAATCTACTGAAACTGGTTGCTACCGATGGCCATCGTTTAGCCTTTGCCTCGGCAGAAATTCCGGGTGATTTCGCTAAGAACGAAGTGATCTTGCCGCGCAAAACCATTTTAGAGCTGTACAAATTACTGGCCGATTCGGATGACGAAGTCACCATTGATATCGCCAGCAATCAAGTGCGCTTTGCTTTTGGCAATATTGTGATTCACAGCAAGGTAGTGGACGGTAAATTCCCCGATTACAACCGTGTGATTCCACAAAATAATGATAAAGGCCTGTTGATTGAGCGCCAGATGTTGTTAGCCTCGATGCAACGTGCTGCGATTTTATCGAACGAAAAATTCCGTGGTGTGCGCTTAGTGCTGACCGACGGCCTGCTTAAAATTATGTGTAATAACAATGAGCAGGAAGAAGCGCAGGAAGAAGTAGAAGTCGATTACAGCGGCGCGCCTTTGGATATTGGTTTTAACATCCAATATTTGCTGGACGTACTGACCAATACATCGGTTGAAACACTGCATTTCTCGTTTGGCGATGTGACTTCCTCGGTACTGGTGACTATTCCAGATAACGAGCATTTCAAATATATCGTCATGCCAATGCGCATCTAGCCTCGGTAAGTTGACGGGTAAGGTCGGGGTTGCCCCGGCCTTTTGCATTTGTAAGATGTTAGATTTATGTCTGTTGCGAAGAAGTATTCGCACTGTTTTTATGATTTTGATTGGCTTTTCTTCAAGCTTTTGGGCTTGAACATACAGCGCACATCTTTATAAAAATTTAGCTTGGTCATCAAATAGGCCAAGCTCGTATGTTGATTTAAGGAATTAGCAATGTCTGAGCAACAAGAATATGGCGCCGATAGCATTAAAATTCTGAAAGGCCTTGAAGCCGTTCGGAAACGTCCGGGCATGTATATCGGTGATACACAGGACGGCAGCGGCCTGCACCATATGGTGTTCGAAGTGCTGGATAACGCCATTGACGAGTCGTTAGCAGGGCATTGCGACACCATTAAAGTGATTATTCATGCTGATAACTCCATCAGTGTGGAAGACAACGGCCGTGGTATTCCTACTGATATCAAAGAAGACGACGAATTTAAGCGCTCTGCCGCCGAAATCGTCATGACCGAGCTGCACGCCGGCGGTAAGTTTGACCAGAATAGCTACAAGGTTTCTGGCGGCTTGCACGGTGTGGGTGTATCGGTGGTGAATGCCCTATCTGATTGGCTAAAGCTAACGATTCGCCGTAATGGCAAAGCGCACAGCATGGAGTTCCGTCAGGGCGAAGCGGTATCCCCGCTGGCCGTGATTGGCGACACCGAGCGCCGTGGTACCGAAGTGCACTTTATGGCTTCGATCGAGACGTTTGGCTTGATTGAATACCACTTCGAGATTCTGGCAAAGCGTATTCGCGAGCTGTCTTTCTTAAATAATGGTGTAAAAATCCAATTGCTGGATCGCAGCCATGGCAAAGAAGAAAACTTTGCCTATGAAGGTGGCGTAAGCGGCTTTGTGCAATATATGAACCGCAATAAATCCGTATTGCATCCGCATATCTTCCATGCGGTTGGCGAAAAAGACGGCATGATTGTAGAAGTCGCGATGCAATGGAATGATTCTTACCAAGAATCCGTGCAATGTTTTACCAATAATATCCCGCAGCGCGACGGCGGCAGCCACATGACGGCGCTGCGCCAAGTGATGACCCGTACCCTCAATCAATATATTGAGCAAAACGATCACGCCAAAAAGGCCAAGGTAGAAACCTCTGGCGACGATATGCGCGAAGGCTTGACCTGCGTGTTATCGGTAAAAATGCCTGATCCAAAATTCAGCAGCCAAACCAAAGATAAGCTGGTTTCCAGCGAAATTGGCCCAGTAGTCAGCGA
This genomic interval from Iodobacter fluviatilis contains the following:
- the dnaN gene encoding DNA polymerase III subunit beta, whose translation is MQLLQAERDALLKPLATVTGIVERRHTLPILSNVLIRKDGDALSFTGTDLEIQISSRQAEGFSGDDFAITVAAKKLSDILRAIADKTVVSMEEADGRLTIKAGKSRFNLQTLPAADFPQLAVDTNLRATIRMPQGQLKALLGRTQFTMAHQDIRYYLNGLFMVTEGNLLKLVATDGHRLAFASAEIPGDFAKNEVILPRKTILELYKLLADSDDEVTIDIASNQVRFAFGNIVIHSKVVDGKFPDYNRVIPQNNDKGLLIERQMLLASMQRAAILSNEKFRGVRLVLTDGLLKIMCNNNEQEEAQEEVEVDYSGAPLDIGFNIQYLLDVLTNTSVETLHFSFGDVTSSVLVTIPDNEHFKYIVMPMRI
- the dnaA gene encoding chromosomal replication initiator protein DnaA, whose protein sequence is MSVLENCWPHCLTELERRLGADQFRIWIKPLTVEMTDEGLNLIVPNQIFLQFIRDRYLGMIEEAAAAFAEGGDAPVIALRVGVMPRPVAALQASSQEGGAAKPVPAKAVISVSAANHETTRLNPNFTFETLVTGKANQLARAAAIQVAENPGVSYNPLFVYGGVGLGKTHLIQSIGNYVHQRNPGAKIRYIHAEKYVQDVVRAYQHKAFDEFKRYYHSLDLLLIDDIQFFVGKDKTQEEFFYAFNALVEAHKQIIITSDRYPKEIDGLQERLTSRFSWGLTVAIEPPELEMRVAILMKKAERENFKLDANVAFFVAKHIRSNVRELEGALKRVLAYSRFTNQPITLDAAKEALKDILASGSRQVSVENIQKTVADFYKIKIADMHSKKRTRDIARPRQIAMALTKELTQMSLPAIGEAFGGRDHTTVLHACRTIEEMRGSDSEIAHQYGVLLQMLRS